The bacterium genome includes a region encoding these proteins:
- the rmuC gene encoding DNA recombination protein RmuC: MDTQALLLGIPIGAVLGLLIGFLWSRGRLARLEVELGRARATLEGERKGAAEKLELLRKEGERLATEFEALAAKALDANSVRLLQLSREAFGREQATARGDLDLRKQEVAKLVEPLGKSIEKVNEELARIEKARAEAYGGLNEQLRALAGAHEKLQAETGNLVQALRRPSGRGQWGEMQLRRVVEMAGMLEHVDFHEQVSGESDAGRLRPDMIIKMPGGGQVVVDAKTPLEAYLAALEATDDAARAGHLADHARQVRDHVRKLGAKSYQEQFGTSPEFTVMFLPSESIFYAALEKDPGLIESGVTDRVLLATPTTLIALLRAV; encoded by the coding sequence ATGGACACGCAGGCACTCCTGCTGGGCATTCCTATCGGCGCCGTTCTCGGGCTGCTGATCGGTTTTCTTTGGTCGCGGGGGCGCCTGGCGCGCCTCGAGGTCGAGCTGGGCCGCGCGCGGGCCACGCTCGAGGGCGAGCGCAAGGGCGCCGCCGAGAAGCTGGAGCTGCTGCGCAAGGAAGGCGAGCGTCTGGCGACCGAATTCGAGGCGCTCGCCGCCAAGGCCCTGGATGCGAACAGCGTCCGCCTGCTCCAGCTCAGCCGGGAGGCCTTCGGCAGAGAGCAGGCGACGGCGCGCGGGGATCTGGACCTGCGCAAGCAGGAGGTCGCGAAGCTCGTCGAGCCCCTGGGCAAGTCGATCGAGAAGGTGAACGAGGAGCTGGCGCGCATCGAAAAGGCGCGCGCCGAAGCCTACGGCGGCCTGAACGAGCAGCTGCGCGCGCTGGCCGGCGCCCACGAGAAGCTGCAGGCCGAGACCGGCAACCTGGTGCAGGCCCTGCGCCGGCCCAGCGGCCGCGGCCAGTGGGGCGAGATGCAGCTGCGCCGCGTGGTCGAGATGGCCGGCATGCTCGAGCACGTCGACTTCCACGAGCAGGTGAGCGGCGAATCCGACGCTGGGCGCCTGCGGCCCGACATGATCATCAAGATGCCCGGCGGCGGGCAGGTGGTGGTGGACGCGAAGACGCCGCTGGAGGCCTACCTCGCGGCGCTCGAGGCCACGGACGACGCGGCGCGCGCGGGGCATCTCGCCGACCACGCACGGCAGGTGCGCGATCACGTGCGCAAGCTGGGCGCCAAGAGCTACCAGGAGCAGTTCGGCACGAGCCCCGAGTTCACGGTGATGTTCCTGCCCAGCGAGAGCATCTTCTACGCCGCGCTCGAAAAGGACCCGGGTCTCATCGAGAGTGGCGTCACCGACAGGGTGCTGCTCGCCACGCCGACCACCCTGATCGCCCTCCTGCGCGCGGT